Proteins found in one Fundidesulfovibrio terrae genomic segment:
- a CDS encoding 4Fe-4S dicluster domain-containing protein yields the protein MPKAIFIDTSRCTACRGCQVACKEWHGFGGVPTKQRGSHQNPPDLNPLNYKLVRFNEHKIDGKIHWLFFPDQCRHCLQPPCKDIADGYVKDAIIIDQPTGIVFYTQDTKKLTPDQCKEITEGCPYNIPRRNAETGMLTKCDMCIDRVQAGMQPSCVKTCCTGTMNFGERAEMMELAKKRLADVKKEHPAAMLVDADSLSVFYLITQPKKMYHTYVERETGPLTRQALFAKLARPFGSIAG from the coding sequence ATGCCCAAGGCGATCTTCATAGACACTTCACGGTGCACGGCCTGCCGGGGCTGTCAGGTGGCCTGCAAGGAATGGCACGGCTTCGGGGGCGTCCCCACCAAGCAGCGCGGGAGCCATCAGAATCCCCCGGACCTGAACCCCCTCAACTACAAGCTCGTGCGCTTCAACGAGCATAAGATCGACGGCAAGATCCATTGGCTGTTCTTTCCTGACCAGTGCCGCCACTGCCTGCAGCCCCCCTGCAAGGATATCGCGGACGGGTACGTCAAGGATGCCATCATCATCGATCAGCCCACAGGCATCGTGTTCTACACCCAGGACACCAAGAAGCTGACCCCGGACCAGTGCAAGGAAATCACCGAGGGGTGCCCTTACAACATCCCGAGGCGCAACGCCGAAACCGGCATGCTCACCAAGTGCGACATGTGCATCGACCGCGTCCAGGCGGGCATGCAGCCTTCCTGCGTGAAGACCTGCTGCACCGGAACCATGAACTTCGGCGAACGCGCCGAAATGATGGAACTGGCCAAGAAGCGGCTCGCCGACGTCAAGAAGGAGCACCCGGCCGCCATGCTGGTGGACGCGGACAGCCTGAGCGTCTTCTACCTGATCACCCAACCCAAGAAGATGTACCACACCTACGTCGAACGAGAGACCGGCCCCCTCACGCGCCAGGCGCTGTTCGCCAAGCTCGCCCGGCCGTTCGGAAGCATCGCCGGTTAA
- the fdnG gene encoding formate dehydrogenase-N subunit alpha: MDISRRGFVKLAGASAVCLGLTELGFNLAPVKAHAAALKIEGAKEVVSICGFCSCGCNIIMSVKDGKLVSSEGDPDYPVSEGALCAKGAAFLSMHHSEHRLTKPLYRAPGSDKWEEKDWDWTLGRIAQKVKETRDKEFVLKNDKGQVVNRVESIFQLGTSQMDNEECAVSHQMLRSLGVVHLDHQARVUHSPTVPALAESFGRGAMTQHWIDIKNANAILIMGSNCAEHHPIAFKWVLKAKDAGATVMHIDPKFSRTSARCDMHVPLRSGTDIALLGGMIRYILVKDKYFKDYVLQYTNAAFIVGKDYDFKDGLFSGYDAQKAGYDQKKWDFERDEKGTPKRDVTLKNPRCVFQLLKKHYDRYTLDKVSTITGVSKENLLKVYEVYTATGTPDKAGTMMYALGWTHHSVAVQNIRAAGVIQLLLGNVGVAGGGINAMRGEPNVQGSTDHALLWDSLPGYNPVPNTNWPTYEDYLKANTPKTADPKSVNWWQNRPKYTASLLKAWFGDKATKENGFGYEWLPKVDAGVSYASMFLFDRMYAGKIKGGFIFGHNPAQSMPNTHKIRKALPKLDWLVMGEVHHTETTDFWRGPGMDPKTVKTEMFVLPSCQRGEKDGTISNSGRWHMWHHKGIEPMGESKPMGYMVVEIFKKIRDLYKKDGGTFAEPILNADWPESYDADYLAKKINGWYTRDVKVGDKEYKKGDQVAAFGMLMDDGSTTSLNWLYCGCYGPAGNLAKRRDHTQTPMQAKIGLFPNFSWAWPVNRRIIYNRASVDVNGKPFNPNMPVIAWEDGRWVGDVPDGPWPPMAMEGGKYPFIMHTEGHGQLYGPGRVDGPFPEHYEPAETPVKTHPFSKQLNNPCIKWIKSDMDKLASPADPRFPIVLTTYSMTEHWCGGGDTRNTPALLEAEPQLYVEISQELAKEKGIANGDPVIVESIRGKVEAIAMVTVRMTPFKVQGKTVHLIGMPFCFGWTTPGVGDATNRLTPTVGDPNTAIPEYKASLVNIRKADKVTELTI; encoded by the coding sequence ATGGACATTTCGCGGCGTGGATTCGTGAAACTGGCGGGGGCAAGCGCCGTCTGCCTGGGTCTGACCGAGCTGGGATTCAACCTGGCTCCCGTCAAGGCTCACGCGGCGGCGCTCAAGATCGAGGGGGCGAAAGAAGTCGTCTCCATCTGCGGCTTCTGCTCCTGCGGATGCAATATCATCATGTCTGTGAAGGACGGCAAGCTCGTAAGCTCCGAAGGCGATCCGGACTACCCGGTGAGCGAGGGCGCCTTGTGCGCCAAGGGAGCGGCCTTCCTTTCGATGCACCATAGCGAGCACCGGCTGACCAAGCCTCTGTACCGCGCCCCCGGCAGCGACAAGTGGGAAGAGAAGGATTGGGACTGGACGCTTGGCCGCATCGCCCAGAAGGTGAAGGAAACCCGCGACAAGGAATTCGTCCTGAAGAACGACAAGGGCCAGGTGGTCAACCGGGTGGAGTCCATCTTCCAGCTCGGCACCTCCCAAATGGATAACGAAGAGTGCGCGGTGTCCCACCAGATGCTTCGCAGCCTGGGGGTCGTGCATCTCGACCACCAGGCACGGGTCTGACACAGCCCCACTGTACCGGCTCTGGCAGAGTCGTTCGGACGTGGTGCGATGACCCAGCATTGGATTGACATCAAGAACGCTAACGCCATTCTCATCATGGGGAGCAACTGCGCGGAGCATCACCCCATCGCCTTCAAGTGGGTGCTCAAGGCCAAGGACGCCGGGGCCACCGTGATGCACATCGACCCCAAGTTCTCCCGCACGTCGGCCCGCTGCGACATGCACGTGCCGCTGCGCAGCGGCACGGACATCGCCCTCCTGGGCGGCATGATCCGCTACATCCTTGTGAAGGACAAATACTTCAAGGATTACGTGCTGCAGTACACCAACGCCGCGTTCATCGTGGGCAAGGACTACGACTTCAAGGACGGCCTCTTCTCCGGATATGACGCGCAGAAGGCCGGCTACGACCAGAAGAAGTGGGACTTCGAGCGCGACGAGAAGGGCACGCCCAAGCGGGACGTGACCCTCAAGAACCCCCGTTGCGTGTTCCAGCTCCTGAAAAAGCATTACGACCGCTACACCCTGGACAAGGTCTCCACCATCACGGGCGTGTCCAAGGAGAACCTGCTCAAGGTCTACGAAGTCTACACCGCCACCGGCACGCCGGACAAGGCCGGGACCATGATGTACGCCCTGGGCTGGACCCACCACAGCGTGGCCGTGCAGAACATCCGGGCCGCAGGCGTGATCCAGTTGCTGCTGGGCAACGTCGGCGTGGCCGGCGGCGGCATCAACGCCATGCGCGGCGAACCCAACGTGCAGGGGTCCACGGACCATGCCCTGCTCTGGGACTCGCTGCCGGGATACAACCCCGTGCCTAACACCAATTGGCCGACCTACGAGGACTACCTCAAGGCCAACACGCCCAAGACCGCCGACCCCAAGAGCGTGAACTGGTGGCAGAACAGGCCCAAGTACACGGCCAGCCTGCTCAAGGCCTGGTTCGGCGACAAGGCCACCAAGGAGAACGGCTTCGGTTACGAGTGGCTGCCCAAGGTCGACGCCGGCGTGAGCTACGCCAGCATGTTCCTGTTCGACAGGATGTACGCGGGCAAGATCAAGGGCGGCTTCATCTTCGGCCACAACCCGGCCCAGAGCATGCCCAACACCCACAAGATCCGGAAGGCCCTGCCCAAGCTGGACTGGCTGGTCATGGGCGAGGTGCACCACACCGAGACCACGGACTTCTGGCGCGGCCCGGGCATGGACCCCAAGACCGTCAAGACCGAGATGTTCGTCCTGCCTTCCTGCCAGCGCGGCGAGAAGGACGGCACCATCTCCAACAGCGGCCGCTGGCACATGTGGCACCACAAGGGCATCGAGCCCATGGGCGAGAGCAAGCCCATGGGATATATGGTCGTGGAAATCTTCAAGAAAATCCGTGATCTGTACAAGAAGGACGGCGGCACGTTCGCCGAGCCCATCCTGAACGCGGACTGGCCCGAATCCTACGACGCGGACTACTTGGCCAAGAAGATCAACGGCTGGTATACCCGCGACGTGAAGGTGGGCGACAAGGAGTACAAGAAGGGCGACCAGGTGGCGGCCTTCGGCATGCTGATGGACGACGGCTCAACCACCAGCCTCAACTGGCTCTACTGCGGCTGCTACGGCCCGGCGGGCAACCTGGCCAAACGCCGCGACCACACCCAGACGCCCATGCAGGCCAAGATCGGGCTGTTCCCGAACTTCTCCTGGGCCTGGCCGGTCAACCGCCGCATCATCTACAACCGGGCCTCCGTGGACGTGAACGGCAAGCCCTTCAACCCCAATATGCCGGTCATCGCCTGGGAGGACGGCAGGTGGGTGGGCGACGTGCCCGACGGACCGTGGCCGCCCATGGCCATGGAGGGCGGCAAGTATCCCTTCATCATGCACACGGAAGGGCACGGGCAGCTCTACGGCCCCGGCCGCGTGGACGGGCCGTTCCCCGAGCACTACGAGCCGGCCGAAACCCCGGTCAAGACGCATCCGTTCTCCAAACAGTTGAACAATCCCTGCATCAAGTGGATCAAGAGCGACATGGACAAGTTGGCCAGCCCGGCCGACCCGCGCTTCCCCATCGTGCTCACCACCTACAGCATGACCGAACACTGGTGCGGCGGCGGCGACACCCGCAACACCCCGGCCCTGCTGGAAGCCGAACCCCAGCTCTACGTGGAGATCAGCCAGGAACTGGCCAAGGAAAAGGGCATCGCCAACGGCGACCCGGTGATCGTGGAGAGCATCCGGGGCAAGGTGGAGGCCATCGCCATGGTCACGGTGCGCATGACCCCCTTCAAGGTGCAGGGCAAAACCGTGCACCTGATCGGCATGCCCTTCTGCTTCGGATGGACCACTCCCGGAGTTGGCGACGCCACCAACAGGCTGACGCCGACCGTAGGCGACCCCAATACGGCCATCCCCGAGTACAAGGCCAGCCTTGTGAACATCCGCAAGGCCGACAAGGTCACCGAGCTCACCATCTAA
- a CDS encoding ARMT1-like domain-containing protein translates to MSPVSFPSIGSPSELRYGKDPLLDAWLLHFLSENHIEYSIDPTRNASPEQMRFMVAMGPDHIYVPCSDAMLGYLLEKNMEPALLDAYAKVWRQVLTLIEDHCPGQYEKMMILSLCDHKYRQAVNAPVLIPSRLLKRLTSIFLAQAGQEDPHRERKRAMNRRAKLFMETHAMDAALNTCPGVVTNCATIRDMRFELDMLEISRLLCLSVWDMVWQEDQVALAPEDIEREIYNCGPFDALRHILDPGRPKSMKILYLPDSAGGLLFDILVIRSLIRMGHRVILALKEGFFFDCPTVWDAEEDPILAQYLTMFGARLLGDSRMGKNALLQALKENPFLVISDGTRERLNLYKTSVTFARAWKECDLVIAKGEFNHRRLIMTRTEFTRDVMCVHRAAGGQLQADFKPKPQGLRSFTEPEIVAKSDAIIARMRAEKAAGKTIMFYSAIVGSVPHETETAIKILHTFVKHLRGRLAGTYIINPAEHFEEGMDADDLMFMWERVQRSGFINVWRFQTTQDIEQAFELMGRSVPPVWIGKDATFSTGCTKEMHIALDVQRSHSEMQLIGPDPEKFFRRREYGIGKFFDAAIVVS, encoded by the coding sequence ATGAGCCCGGTCAGCTTCCCCTCCATCGGTTCGCCCTCGGAACTGCGCTACGGCAAGGACCCGCTCCTCGACGCCTGGCTTTTGCATTTTCTGAGCGAGAACCACATCGAGTACAGCATCGACCCCACCCGCAACGCCTCTCCGGAACAAATGCGCTTCATGGTGGCCATGGGGCCGGACCATATCTACGTGCCCTGTTCCGACGCCATGCTCGGCTACCTGCTGGAAAAGAACATGGAGCCCGCGTTACTGGACGCTTACGCCAAGGTCTGGCGGCAGGTGCTCACGCTCATCGAGGACCACTGCCCCGGCCAGTACGAGAAGATGATGATCCTCTCGCTGTGCGACCACAAGTACCGCCAGGCGGTGAACGCGCCGGTGCTCATCCCTTCGCGCCTGCTCAAGCGCCTGACGTCGATCTTCCTGGCCCAGGCCGGGCAGGAGGACCCCCACCGCGAGCGCAAGCGCGCCATGAACCGCCGGGCCAAGCTCTTCATGGAAACCCACGCCATGGACGCGGCCCTGAACACCTGCCCCGGCGTGGTGACCAACTGCGCAACCATCCGCGACATGCGCTTCGAACTGGACATGCTGGAGATTTCCCGGCTCCTGTGCCTGTCGGTGTGGGACATGGTCTGGCAGGAGGATCAGGTGGCGCTCGCCCCGGAGGACATCGAGCGCGAGATATACAACTGCGGCCCCTTCGACGCCCTGCGCCACATCCTTGATCCCGGGCGCCCCAAGTCCATGAAGATTCTCTACCTGCCCGATTCGGCGGGCGGGCTTCTTTTCGACATCCTGGTGATCCGTTCACTCATCCGCATGGGCCACCGGGTGATCCTGGCCCTCAAGGAGGGCTTCTTCTTCGACTGCCCCACCGTCTGGGACGCCGAGGAGGACCCCATCCTGGCCCAATACCTCACCATGTTCGGCGCGCGCCTGCTGGGAGACAGCCGCATGGGCAAGAACGCGCTGCTCCAGGCCCTCAAGGAGAACCCCTTCCTGGTGATCTCCGACGGCACCCGCGAGCGCCTGAACCTCTACAAGACCAGCGTGACCTTCGCCCGGGCCTGGAAGGAGTGCGACCTGGTCATCGCCAAGGGCGAGTTCAACCACAGGCGGCTCATCATGACCCGCACGGAGTTCACCCGCGACGTGATGTGCGTGCACCGCGCGGCCGGGGGGCAGCTCCAGGCCGACTTCAAACCCAAGCCTCAGGGACTGCGCAGCTTCACCGAACCCGAGATCGTGGCCAAGTCCGACGCCATCATCGCCCGCATGCGCGCCGAAAAGGCCGCGGGCAAGACCATCATGTTCTATTCGGCCATCGTGGGCAGCGTCCCCCACGAGACCGAGACCGCCATCAAGATTCTGCACACCTTCGTCAAGCACCTGCGGGGCAGGCTGGCCGGGACCTACATCATAAACCCGGCCGAGCACTTCGAGGAGGGCATGGACGCCGACGACCTCATGTTCATGTGGGAGAGGGTGCAGCGCTCCGGGTTCATCAACGTGTGGCGCTTCCAGACCACCCAGGACATCGAGCAGGCTTTCGAGCTCATGGGCCGCAGCGTCCCCCCCGTCTGGATCGGCAAGGACGCCACCTTCTCCACGGGGTGCACCAAGGAGATGCACATCGCGCTCGACGTGCAGCGCTCCCACTCCGAGATGCAGCTCATCGGTCCCGACCCGGAGAAGTTCTTCCGCAGGCGGGAATACGGTATCGGAAAGTTCTTCGACGCAGCCATCGTAGTCAGCTGA
- a CDS encoding NAD(+)/NADH kinase, protein MRDVLVVVKSGDDQAHVMARQMVSWLSSLGASGHIVENRTDQEGCVDAYCLVESGIHPQLAVVLGGDGTMISVARKLSFLGVPLVGINLGRLGFLTQLTGEDWSEPLEQVVVKGFAVSQLIMLTCEVARDGRQIFSSGAVNDVVVRGSMARLIKVGIVFGGERLGGFRADGMVVATPTGATAYSMSAGGPLVHPDLQVLTLTPICPFLCDFRPMVLPTDRPLDLGVEEATAEVVLTCDGQATFILEPGDWVRVRRAPHPLKLAAVGRHSYFNKLLDKGFIRER, encoded by the coding sequence GTGCGCGATGTTCTCGTGGTGGTCAAGTCCGGCGACGACCAGGCCCATGTCATGGCCCGGCAGATGGTGTCGTGGCTCTCTTCGCTCGGTGCCTCGGGGCACATAGTGGAAAACCGTACCGACCAGGAAGGGTGCGTGGACGCCTATTGCCTGGTGGAGTCGGGCATCCATCCCCAGCTTGCCGTGGTTCTGGGCGGCGACGGCACCATGATCAGCGTGGCCCGCAAGCTGTCCTTCCTGGGGGTGCCCTTGGTCGGCATCAACCTGGGCCGCCTGGGCTTTCTGACCCAGCTCACCGGCGAGGACTGGAGCGAGCCCCTGGAGCAGGTGGTGGTGAAGGGCTTCGCCGTGAGCCAGCTCATCATGCTCACCTGCGAGGTGGCCCGTGACGGCAGGCAGATCTTTTCCAGCGGAGCGGTCAACGACGTGGTGGTGCGCGGCTCCATGGCCCGGCTCATCAAGGTGGGCATCGTCTTCGGGGGTGAGCGCCTGGGCGGCTTCCGGGCCGACGGCATGGTGGTGGCCACCCCCACCGGGGCCACGGCCTACTCCATGAGCGCGGGCGGGCCGCTGGTGCACCCCGACCTGCAAGTGCTGACGCTCACGCCCATTTGTCCGTTCCTGTGTGATTTCAGGCCTATGGTGCTTCCGACCGACCGTCCTCTGGATCTGGGAGTGGAGGAGGCCACGGCCGAGGTGGTGCTCACCTGCGACGGCCAGGCGACCTTCATCCTGGAACCCGGCGATTGGGTGCGCGTGCGCCGCGCCCCGCACCCGCTGAAGCTGGCGGCCGTGGGCAGGCACTCCTATTTCAACAAACTCCTGGACAAAGGATTCATCAGAGAACGATGA
- a CDS encoding DVU0524 family FlgM-associated protein: MAANPALLRNMLRTYGKQITTARRLARYRRTLRSAGAEDQVEISREAKRRELVHKVAAEIVESLIVTGSENPVVVDIKKELETAFKTKFHFAYPPEDLDLQIFRVLGENDAVEVTGPERVRVLEKLWHIALEKVDETML, from the coding sequence ATGGCTGCCAACCCGGCATTGCTCCGCAACATGCTGCGCACCTACGGGAAGCAGATCACCACGGCCAGAAGGCTCGCGCGCTACAGGCGCACCCTCCGGTCCGCGGGGGCGGAGGACCAGGTCGAGATCTCCCGGGAGGCCAAGCGCCGCGAACTGGTGCACAAGGTGGCCGCCGAGATAGTGGAAAGCTTGATCGTCACCGGCTCGGAAAACCCCGTGGTGGTGGACATCAAGAAGGAACTGGAGACCGCGTTCAAAACAAAGTTCCACTTCGCCTACCCGCCCGAGGATCTGGACTTGCAAATCTTCAGGGTCCTGGGCGAGAACGACGCGGTGGAAGTGACCGGCCCGGAGCGGGTGCGCGTGCTGGAGAAGTTGTGGCACATTGCGCTGGAAAAGGTCGACGAAACGATGCTTTAG
- the flgM gene encoding flagellar biosynthesis anti-sigma factor FlgM, with protein MDIKKILGGASPYTQSKVDKGESSDAAAAAKAKAKEKAQAQVSSGDRVSVSSDAKLVAEAAKAAEESPDVRVDKVEALKAQVQAGTYNPDSRQIAQKMVQSDLDFLR; from the coding sequence ATGGACATCAAGAAGATACTGGGAGGAGCGAGCCCCTACACGCAGTCTAAGGTGGACAAGGGCGAGAGTTCCGATGCGGCGGCAGCGGCCAAGGCGAAAGCCAAGGAGAAGGCGCAGGCTCAGGTCTCTTCCGGAGACCGGGTGTCGGTTTCCTCCGACGCCAAGCTGGTAGCCGAGGCCGCCAAGGCAGCCGAGGAAAGCCCGGATGTCCGGGTGGACAAGGTCGAAGCATTGAAGGCGCAGGTGCAGGCCGGAACCTACAATCCGGACTCGCGCCAGATCGCCCAGAAGATGGTGCAGAGCGACCTCGACTTCCTGCGGTAA
- the purU gene encoding formyltetrahydrofolate deformylase — protein sequence MHTPSTDDRNRTIARLLITCADRPGIVAAVSQFIFSHGANITQLDQHSTDPEGGTLFMRLEFQTPHLDLGREALMAAFRTVVAEPFQMQWSIQYAWPPKRLAVMVSRHEHCLMELLWRFSRGELPCEIAMVISNHPDLREAVERFGVAFHHVEVPPLDAEGKALAERRALELMEGTADGVVLARYMQILSPDFIASAPGRIINIHHSFLPAFAGADPYRQAFTRGVKLIGATAHYVTEELDAGPIIAQDVAHVSHRHGVEDLKDMGRDLERQVLARAVRAHLEDRVIVHGNKTVVF from the coding sequence ATGCACACGCCATCAACAGACGACCGCAACAGGACCATAGCCCGCCTGCTCATCACCTGCGCCGACCGCCCCGGAATCGTCGCCGCGGTGAGCCAGTTCATATTCTCCCACGGGGCCAACATCACCCAACTGGACCAGCACTCCACCGATCCCGAGGGCGGCACGCTGTTCATGCGCCTGGAATTCCAGACCCCGCACCTGGACCTGGGCCGGGAAGCCCTCATGGCCGCCTTCCGCACCGTGGTGGCCGAGCCGTTCCAGATGCAGTGGTCCATCCAGTACGCCTGGCCGCCCAAGCGGCTGGCGGTGATGGTGTCGCGCCACGAGCACTGCCTGATGGAACTTCTGTGGCGCTTCTCGCGCGGGGAGCTGCCCTGCGAAATCGCCATGGTGATAAGCAACCACCCGGATCTGCGCGAGGCGGTGGAACGCTTCGGCGTCGCCTTCCACCATGTGGAGGTCCCCCCCCTGGACGCCGAAGGCAAGGCCCTGGCCGAACGCCGGGCCCTGGAGCTTATGGAGGGCACGGCGGACGGGGTGGTGCTCGCCCGCTACATGCAGATTCTCTCGCCGGACTTCATCGCCAGCGCGCCCGGGCGCATCATCAACATCCACCACTCCTTCCTGCCCGCCTTCGCCGGGGCCGATCCCTACCGCCAGGCGTTCACGCGCGGGGTGAAGCTCATCGGGGCCACGGCCCACTACGTCACCGAGGAATTGGACGCAGGCCCCATCATCGCCCAGGACGTGGCCCACGTCTCCCACCGCCACGGCGTGGAGGACCTGAAGGACATGGGGCGTGACCTGGAACGGCAGGTGCTGGCCAGGGCCGTGCGCGCCCACCTGGAGGACCGGGTCATCGTGCACGGCAACAAGACGGTGGTGTTCTAG
- a CDS encoding HD-GYP domain-containing protein, which produces MIVKISVSNLKPGMYVTNPGLSQEGNPNIYLAERLLAGVDDIREIAEANHADAFVDTEKGTFFTGNPRYKKELENPFAAVTTDSPSEVDGTVNFDAVVLALEEAERQYKGFLNYSREFMSGLKVAKEIDMKECEGFIDDVIKQAEEVGGALQFLSKLKQFDDYSYTHNLNVSMLSVLFGRHLGFGRDNLMILGLSGLFHDIGKLLIPARILKKPGKLTQAEAMVMMKHPVYSRDILLKQRDIPADVVRAAYEHHEYHAGGGYPEGIAGDRIGKASSLISIVDTYDAVTSDRCYRPAVHSYKAVSLIFSLKGKSFSPALTDHFIRFVGVYPVGAIVVLDNGRKAIVIEQNQENLLFPKVRVILDEKNRYCTPRDIDLLKERGGRRAAHVVDCLSNQECRIHVDAYLKGAA; this is translated from the coding sequence ATGATAGTAAAAATCTCCGTATCCAATCTCAAGCCAGGGATGTATGTCACCAACCCCGGCTTGTCCCAGGAAGGCAATCCCAACATCTATCTCGCCGAGCGCCTGCTCGCGGGCGTTGACGACATCCGGGAGATCGCCGAGGCGAACCATGCGGATGCGTTCGTGGACACGGAGAAAGGGACGTTTTTCACCGGGAATCCCCGCTACAAGAAGGAGCTGGAAAATCCCTTCGCCGCCGTCACCACGGACAGCCCCTCCGAGGTAGACGGCACGGTGAATTTCGACGCCGTTGTCCTGGCGCTTGAGGAAGCGGAAAGGCAGTACAAGGGCTTTTTGAATTATTCCAGGGAGTTCATGTCCGGATTGAAGGTCGCGAAAGAGATCGACATGAAGGAGTGCGAAGGCTTCATCGACGACGTGATCAAGCAGGCCGAGGAGGTGGGGGGCGCCCTGCAGTTCCTCTCCAAGCTCAAGCAGTTCGACGACTACTCCTATACGCACAACCTCAACGTCTCCATGCTCTCGGTGCTCTTCGGCAGGCACCTGGGCTTCGGGCGCGACAACCTGATGATCCTGGGACTGTCCGGGCTCTTCCATGACATAGGCAAGCTCCTCATCCCCGCGCGCATATTGAAGAAGCCCGGAAAGCTGACGCAGGCGGAGGCCATGGTCATGATGAAGCACCCGGTCTACAGCCGGGACATCCTGCTCAAGCAGCGCGACATCCCGGCGGATGTCGTCCGAGCGGCCTACGAGCACCACGAGTACCATGCCGGAGGGGGCTACCCCGAGGGGATCGCGGGCGACAGGATCGGCAAGGCGTCATCGCTCATAAGCATCGTGGACACCTACGACGCCGTCACGTCGGACAGGTGCTACAGGCCGGCCGTGCATTCCTACAAGGCCGTCAGCCTCATATTCAGCCTGAAGGGGAAGTCGTTCTCGCCCGCCCTGACGGACCACTTCATACGGTTCGTGGGCGTCTATCCGGTGGGGGCCATCGTGGTCCTGGACAACGGCCGCAAGGCCATCGTCATCGAGCAGAACCAGGAGAACCTGCTGTTCCCCAAGGTCCGGGTGATTCTGGACGAGAAGAACCGCTACTGCACGCCGCGCGACATCGACCTGCTCAAGGAGCGGGGAGGGCGCAGGGCCGCCCACGTGGTCGATTGCCTGAGCAACCAGGAGTGCCGCATCCACGTGGATGCCTACCTGAAGGGCGCGGCGTGA
- the fliW gene encoding flagellar assembly protein FliW, giving the protein MAKKQERVIQSRLGKLSIPPERVLHFPRGLIGFESEREFTLLKIKEDSPFLILQSMNDPRLGLLVADPYGFIQDYDVVVGDAERKLLRIENIRQVLVLVTVTIPPGKPENTTLNLTGPVVINMQARVGLQVPQVDAKYPSHYKPGDSPLETAEKGKPEEDAE; this is encoded by the coding sequence ATGGCAAAAAAGCAAGAACGAGTGATCCAGAGCCGCCTCGGGAAATTGAGCATTCCTCCTGAGAGGGTGCTGCATTTCCCCAGGGGCCTTATCGGCTTCGAGAGCGAGCGGGAATTCACCTTGCTGAAGATCAAGGAAGATTCACCCTTCCTGATACTGCAAAGCATGAACGATCCCCGCCTGGGCCTTCTTGTGGCCGATCCTTACGGCTTCATCCAGGACTATGACGTGGTTGTCGGCGACGCCGAGCGGAAGCTTCTGCGCATCGAGAATATCCGCCAGGTGCTGGTGCTGGTCACCGTGACCATCCCGCCGGGAAAGCCCGAGAACACCACGCTGAACCTTACCGGCCCCGTGGTCATCAACATGCAGGCCCGCGTGGGGTTGCAGGTGCCCCAGGTGGACGCCAAATATCCCAGCCACTACAAGCCGGGCGACTCCCCGTTGGAAACCGCGGAAAAGGGCAAACCGGAAGAAGACGCCGAGTAA
- the csrA gene encoding carbon storage regulator CsrA: MLILTRRPGESIHLGDKIKITVLGVQGKQIKIGLEVPQEMPVYREEVYLRVLEQNRMALEADQQDVLAAAALWQKSKNE, encoded by the coding sequence ATGCTCATACTCACGCGTCGTCCAGGTGAGTCCATCCACTTGGGCGACAAAATAAAAATCACCGTTCTTGGGGTGCAGGGAAAGCAGATCAAGATCGGTCTGGAAGTACCCCAGGAGATGCCGGTATACAGAGAAGAAGTGTACCTGCGGGTGCTGGAGCAGAACCGTATGGCCCTTGAGGCCGATCAACAAGACGTTCTCGCAGCGGCGGCGTTATGGCAAAAAAGCAAGAACGAGTGA